The sequence ccgatagaagTGGAAGATgtatggacaactaaaatcgagAAACACAAAAGTgccaaaaattacaagaaattcttacttttctcaaggtaattattcgattttttttcatatgttgtagttatttttgttttcaattatgttgttgttttatttttattaaacaatagttgttatagtttcatctttcaaagatgaaattccatttctgtcgttatacAGGTTCCATACccctcgctaccttatccatgtttccttttctatttgtgtttttaacagataaaaatgaaatatgatcatagaataagttgttggaaaatattaattaaaaaatattattatttgaatctcttcaagttctcaaatgttgagcataatgattctaattaaaagaattaatttcacatattaattataaaacgttttttttgtactgagtggacttaatacttcattaagaaataataaaaattttaattaataggtaaaaatatttccactctcctctttatatgcttatatattgacattctctcttattttcataaaaaaacgagaggaagatagttctctcctaattatcttttttgtcccttcatttttgttttctattctttttgtttgtttttcttgcttaggaaattcaagaatatataattattaaaaaatattaatgaagtcaaataagtgatatctgcgagcgtAATTGATATTCTAtacagtgaaagaatgaagaataaattgattgaatgtcttgatgagatattacgagatgaaaataggagaaatcatcatcttaagctgattcaattggatatattaggttattgtagcagaataaataattgaattcgaatacttggtgatcatgaaattccatcaagcaagatgattatcatcaagatgaatttgtgactagttcttatgaattttatttttttatatgtaacatattgaattgataaagtttcttcatgtgcaacattagaaaagtattgattgtaataggttatagcataatatattgacgttgcttccattttaacataaattgtaattcttttgtatcgtagatataatatttaattaaaattctataaaaataattaatcaattattttcaaaattaatttaatttaatttgaatgatgaataaaaatatatatattaatttcaaatatatataatataaaaagtattcataacataatataaaattatttaaaaataaatatgttaatttttttatttatctaaattatataaaagtttcatattccgtgcatcgcacgggtttcgGCTAGTATCGGTAATTTTAGGTGGCAGGGACATGAAACGGTGCGTTTCTATCACAGTTAATGGCGGTGAGAGGAAAAGCCATCCTGAAATTAACCCTAGAAGGTAACATAACATCGATCAGAGGTAAAATCATTTACGCGGGAAACACCATTCTCCTGCGATCCACTagtctctctctctaacttcttaATTGTATTCATTCTTCTCGTTCTTCGTTTTCCTGGCTTTAGATGGCCGGTAATCGTCGGAGAACAGCTACACTGGCGAAAAAGACCGCCGTGGAAGAACAAGCTTCCGAGAAAGATGGAAATGATGAAGACGTAGTGATCGTCGTGGATGATAATTCCTCTTTAGAACCCGAAATAGCTCAAATTCGCCGACGATGGGAACTGGCCTCTGTTCTTAACTTCTTAATGGTGAAatactttctttctttttctcgaGTCTCAAATAGCAATTGTGGAGTAgcattattgatttttattgacTTTTTTGGGTCTGGATAAATAGAGTTGATTAAACGGACCTATTTTTAGATAGGGATTTTGGTTCTTAATTTGTTTGACTCTTTGTTTTTTTCGACATTATACATGAGGGGTTCGCCTAGGAATAGGATTACGGGTTGCAGGTTTTGATCTTGTTTTATGGTAAACGTGCTTACTGTGTACATTTTAAGTGCTTATTAGTGTAGGATTTATTTGCAGACCTTTGAGCCTGTTATAGGTAGTGATTTGAAGTTGACTGCTGAGGAGATCGAGACTGGTCTTGTCAAGCCCGATAGTTCTCTTGCTCGACTTCACATCAAACTATTAAAGGTATGTGATTATTCACATTATGACTGGGCTGAGATTTTGTCAATTATTCTTTAATGTAATGCATGGTCTAGTTTTTGAAATGATAGATGAAGCAttcgttttttcatttgatgATGTAACAGTTTGAATCAAATATTGCACTTTTCAATATTGTACAATGCTATCACCTTGCATTACATATATATGGCACATCTTGGTATGCTTTTTTTCCTAATATGGTTTTATCATATGCGTATGCGTTTAGGTGCATTGTTCCGTATGCGTTTAGGTGCATTGTTCCTTtactattattaattacaaattggtgctacttttttttttttctctaaagCTCACTATATCCAAAGTAGAAATAACATTTGGGGGAATCCTTTCTTTATCATCTTTTGGTTTGAGTATTGAAGCTCCGACTTGAGCATGAGTCCAATCTAATCGTTTCATACTAGATACAGGGCCAGTTGGTTTTAGCATTGAAGTTCCTGCTTGAGCATTACTCTAAGCTTGTGGTTTCATACTAGATGCTGCAAAACATGTTTCTACAAATTTTGCTATTCTTTCTATATtctttttcaaaatttattGAGGTGAACCTTTTCTTCTGTAGTCTGATGGCTCTTGTACCCTTATGGTTTCTCACACTGGAATTTTTAATAGGGTATTCCACCTGTAAGTAAGACTTTGAATGACACTGATGCATGGGTGACTGCAGTTTGTAAGAAGATCACTATCTGGTGGCCATGGGTAAGTCAGTCTTGGAAATTTTACTGCTGACTCTTGTTATATGGTCAAAATTACAATTGCTATATAATTTGCATGCTTGTGCTTACTGCTCTGGCAGGTTGCTGAAGGAGAGATGCCCTTGACTGCAGCCAAGGGGTATCACTTAATAAGTCTATTAttgtttagaaaaaaaaaagaatttctttttcttaaataGGCTGTGTGTGTTAGCCTGAATTATTCTTGTTGCTTTGTTTGTGCAGAGAGGAGATATACAGATACAAAGAACTAGAACCAACAACTCGGTTATTGATTCTGAAAGCACTCTGCGAAATCCGCGCTGAAGTAGTTTTCTCTCTCGATATTTTAATGATTGTTGTGTTATCTTGACTAGATTGATCTACAATTACATGCTTTtgtttagatttcattttttaaaaatttgctTAACGAGTTTAATTGTTTTCATTGCTTCACGACCATATTTGGTTGTGAATATAAATTGTCTCCTTTAATTAACTTTTTTCCGAACTCTTGTAAAATGTATGTTTTTTGTTTGCAGCAAGATGATGCCGTGTCATACATTAATGATGCTTTGAAAAATGGATCTGAAATTTCCTGTTTCCGCAAAAATAAGATTGGGGGAGATGGAAATGCAACTTCTTACTGGTAGTTCTCTAGCATCTCTGTTTATGTAATTAATGCTCAAGTACTGATCTTGTTAACTCTGCGCTTAGGTACGATGGAGGTACAGTAATTGGTCATAGATTATATAAGGAAGTAAGCAAGAACGAGCCGAAGTCAAAAATGAAGGGGAAAGCATCTAATGGTCCACCAACCATCTCTCTTCAGTGGGAAACACTAGCAACCAATCTTAATGAATTCGAGAAAATTGTGGTAAGTTAAACTTTATGCATTTCTTTAAACCAAGCTTGATTTACATTTGCTTCTTGCTGGAAATTTCAGGATGAACTTTCATCCAGCAAGGTTATGGGAGAAACTGCTGTTGGGAAAATCATCAAAACTGATGTTGTCCCTGCAGTTCAGAAATTTCAGAAGGTATGCAGACAAATTTGTAAAGACAAATACTCACATACATTGTCACCTTGTTTCTTTTACTAGTTTGTATCCTTGACAATTTCTTCATTTCATTTGCATCtagtagaagaaagagagggcACTCAAACAAAAAGAAAGGCAAGAGAGGCTGCTGAATGATATTGGATCCTATGGAACTGGGATTACGCGTTCCTGTCGCAACCGCAGAGCTATTACTTATACATTTGGTAATAATGTGATTGTGTATATTGCTTCTATGTTTATGAGGATTTAATATGCTAAACTGATTCAGTTATGACTTGCTTCTTACTAGTTTTTGGTATCCAATATGCAGATGAGTATGATCGTGCCATTGATGAGGCTATCAAAATATCGAAGTAAGGATAGCTCAGACTTAGTAGCATCCGAATTCTATAGATTGTTGATATATTGGCCTATAAACTGAATATCTGTTGTCTTTAACATTAAGTAAAAGAATTGGTGATCGCATATATCCTGAAATATAGGTTGATTGagtgagaaaaagaaaagatccCTAGCTTTGAATTCGAAGTCTTTTTTCCATAAGTGCACAAATAAAAAAGCAATTGAAAAGAGCTGTATGCTGATGATGATACCTTGTCCATTCACCAGGATAGGCTTACATATTTAGTATGATTTCAACTGATTGCTTGCCTTGCAGATTGCAGTTTAGTTTACGAGAAATTCTAAATGGTCTTGGTCCACTTGGTCCCAACCAATGAAAAAAAGACACATAGGCAATATATGAGTATGGGTGAGGACcattttagaatttgaattaaAGGTGTTCTCGTTAGTAGAACTTCTTTTAGACTTAGGTTTCACCGAACATGGTTGAGTTTTGGAATTCAATTGTCTTTCATATGCTCTTAATGCAAAATCATATAGTGTAGCAGGGTCATTTTTCTGGTTAAATTGGGTATCTACTACTTTATGGGAAATTAGTATTATCTTATTTGTTTGCAAATTGTTCTAATTCGAAAGGAGCAAATTTCTAGATTTTATATTTATGAAAAGCTGATAAACTTTGATCAATTTTTGACTTGGACTTTGATTGAATTTATATTGTGGATTCTCTTTAAAATTGCATCTTTGGTCTTTTACATTGTCATGAAATATAAAGCATCACATGTGCATTTTTCATGCCTTTACTCTTGGAGGATTTTCCTTCCCTTGTTGATTTACTTGATAGAGTGATATGCTGTCCTACAGACTTTTTAGCCTATTTCTGGATCGTATATCTTTTTTTCCCTGGCGGTGATATCACTTTATGATTCAGGAAAAGGAAGACGACCAAAGAAATAGGGAATAACAAGCTTAGTAAGCAGGGAAAATTAGGCTCTGATGGGGGCTCTGATGCAGGCATGGATTCCAAAGGAAGCCATACTGAAAACAGTGATTCAGACATGGGTACAGGCTCAAAAGATGGAAATATTAAAAAAGGAGACTCCTTGGACAGTGAAGCTGAAAGCGACAGTATTCCACAAGATAGTAAAGGTGATGATAACAGCGCATGTAATGATGAAGATAATGACAGAAAAAGTGACAATTACGAGGGGGGCAGTGAATCAGAGAATTCTGGAGACATGGATGATGCCAGTGACATGAACTGTTCTCACAAGCCTTTCGGGACACAATGGAGTATAAGGTTGGCCGGAGATATGCACCATCCTGATGTGGAGACTAGAAACTTGGCTTCAAAAAACAGGTTAAGACAAAGACCCACACGTAATTCTGCTCTTGATACTGTTGTGCTTGATTCGGAGGATGATAGCTTGTCTGACAAAGCCAATGGCAATGAATCTGGATGTGAAGATTTATCTCCGGTTGCTGACTCCGAAGAAGTCAGTGATGGTTAGAACTTTTGAAGGGAGTCAAATATGCGAAGTACATGCATATACTAGAAGAGATTGTTGAATATGGTGTTGCAGGGAGGAAATTTTGGCTTACAAATTTGAGAATGCTGTGGAGACATAATCTGAGAATCCAAGCTGCAGCATCTCTTGTCTATTATCCCGTTCTTTTGCCATTTGTGTATGGAAAGAAACCATTGAAAAGAGATGTCCCTTTCTTTGTTATTTATGGCTAGGCTACATATTGATTTCTCTTAGGTTTCACAAGATAAATTGTTTCTTATGGAATTGTCAAATCTTATTTTGTAGTGAATCATAATTATGGGCCGGTTGGGATATGGTATGATTTAGATTTGACATTTCTAGAGTTGAAAATCACATGAGCTTTTATGGTACTATTTTATTTGCACTCAGTTTTATCCATACGTGTTTGCCCATATTCCCTTTATCCACTGGAAGTTCGAATGACAAGTATTTGGTATCATTTAGTTAACTTTCTTGAATATATGTATATTGTTGTTCTGCAAGTAAGGTCTGAGATGATAAAGAGCagaaaaatatttaagaattttcACATTATTGAGACATTGTAGGTCTGAAACATAACATTGACACAAAAGAAGGGGATTCACCTAAAAACAAATTGGGCAGGCATAGGCATAGAAAGAAGTGAGAGAGGCGACGCCGGAAATGGAGTTTCTAAAATAGTATTAGTGGAAGTAGCAACACTAGCCTAGCACCagaaaaaaaggagaaagaagcAGCTTCAGCAGAGGACGTCGCACGATTTCAACAAACTATACTAATACCATGTTATATTGTATAACATCAAAATATAGAGAAATCCACCGTAAATTAAGAGTCTATATGCATATGcaacaatttatttaaaaacaatATTCATATAGGAGAAATTGTAAGCCCACTTTGAAATACTTCTTTCCATGGATTTTTATTGATCTTTTTACTAACACGTTGGTTTTGGTCCATTTCCAAACATCATCCACCTGagttaaaagtttacaaaaaaaatattccgAATATTCCGAACAGTAAAAAATGTTAAACACCGTTAGACATAAATGACGTGGCAAAATTAAATCAAATGGTAGAGGGCAATTTTGTCACTTTGTCTATTTTTTCAACAAGTCAAACTAATCTCCTTCAACGCCACCACTTTTCTCTCAAAATTGTAATGCCACCAACGACCGGCAACAACCTGAACTCGTGAACCATCAGCAAGCAATCCTCTCCGACGAGGAGGAGGACAACCTACAACTTTCGATTCCCTGATAGTTGCGGAAACCACCTTCACTTTATCTCTTCAAAGCAACATGCAAACATAATAAAAtaagaaaggaaaaagaaaaagacataGCTAATAGAGGAAAGTTTCGATTACATAGTTGCGAAAGGCGAAAGGCAAGCCGAGGCGATAAGGGCAAAATATCGCCTTGAGGCGAGGCGACCGCCTTTTTTTGACTAGTTTAACTTCTAAAgttgtaaaaaacaaaaaactaaaTCATTCATGCGTATCTTAGATCATTTGAGCTCCCTGCCTTGACCTCTTGCACATACTTCCAACAAAGATCCGTTCTTTGTGTAGCTTTCGATGTATTAGAATTACTAATACTCATGAAAAACCTACAAAATTCAGGCAGCATAACACTTAAGAACTAATTACTAATAATAAACTtaacaaaactaataataaacttGCATAACACaacaaaaactaataataaacttgtaaaaacttcataaaatttataaaaaatttgagCATCATAACAATTAGAACAAGTCAGAAAAATTTGAGCAGCATAACACTTAGAACCAAGAAAAgtaagagaagaagaaaagaaactaAGAAGATGGAAATAAGAAATAGAAGTTAGAACAGataagagaagagagaaaagtaAAGTTGTTGAAGTATGTACCTTATATCGACGGTCCTGTTGGGAGGAGTTGAAGTAAAGTTGTCGAAGTGGATGAATTAAGCCTGGAGGAGATGAAGTCTTCCAATTGGACATAGAGAACCCTTTCTATCGCAATCGCACAAACTGTCCTGATTACAGTTACTCCAATTTTTACCCTAAATATCACCTGAGACCCAAAGGCGACCTAAATATCACCTTAGATCAAAAGGCGACCGCCTCTCACCTGGAACCGCCTCTCGCCTGCGGTGGAAAGGCAATCGCCTTTCGAATTTCGCCCGCGTAAGGATGGCagcgggtagggtacccgcgggtaatgtCAATCTCAAACcattacccttttattttttaattatccgtacccgtcccattaccctaacgggtatactttttgcatcccatacctgTAACAACTCGGTCCAGAGTGGGTGGcgtcggggtagaaggcctgagcaaggagcagccctaagggatgacgatgggggcaggaatgaattGAATCCCACATCAGAAATAGAGTGGGAGTGATtgtggcttattagtaagatgtgaatctaatacatgtagacgcgttttaaagccgtgaggcccaagatgttggatttgggccaaagCAGACagtatctacatggtattgggcaagggtgttacaattggtatcagagccgactctccacatacgatgtgtggttcggggacgaaccaggcggaagctagtgggcctgtaacgacccggtccggagtgggtgggtAGAAGGCCTAAGCAAGGAGtagccctaagggatggcgatgggggcagaagtgaactgaatcccacatcggaaatggagagggagtagttggggcttattagtaagatgtgaatccaatacatatagacgcgttttaaagccgtgcgGTTCAagatgttggatttgggccaaagcggacagtatctacatggtattgggcaAGGGTGTtactccacgtacgatgtgtggttcggggacaaaccaggcggaagctagtgggcctgtaacgacccggtccggagtagGTGGCGCCAGGGTAAAAGACCTGAGCAAGATGttgatgggggcaggaatgaactgaatcccacatcagaaatggagagagagtgattggAGCTTATTAGTAATATGTGAattcaatacatgcagacgTGTTTTAAAGTCGAGAGGCCCaagatgttgaattttggcCAAAGCGGACagtatctacatggtattgggcaAGGGTGTTTCAATACCCGTTCCATTTAATTCGCGAGTTCCCGCgagtacccttacccgttaagaatcaataaataaaataaaaatattacaaatttgacaaagtataaatttaataaatcatctatctaaaaattgaacaaattgaaccttaattaataagaata comes from Euphorbia lathyris chromosome 8, ddEupLath1.1, whole genome shotgun sequence and encodes:
- the LOC136202052 gene encoding DDT domain-containing protein DDR4, which translates into the protein MAGNRRRTATLAKKTAVEEQASEKDGNDEDVVIVVDDNSSLEPEIAQIRRRWELASVLNFLMTFEPVIGSDLKLTAEEIETGLVKPDSSLARLHIKLLKGIPPVSKTLNDTDAWVTAVCKKITIWWPWVAEGEMPLTAAKGEEIYRYKELEPTTRLLILKALCEIRAEQDDAVSYINDALKNGSEISCFRKNKIGGDGNATSYWYDGGTVIGHRLYKEVSKNEPKSKMKGKASNGPPTISLQWETLATNLNEFEKIVDELSSSKVMGETAVGKIIKTDVVPAVQKFQKKKERALKQKERQERLLNDIGSYGTGITRSCRNRRAITYTFDEYDRAIDEAIKISKKRKTTKEIGNNKLSKQGKLGSDGGSDAGMDSKGSHTENSDSDMGTGSKDGNIKKGDSLDSEAESDSIPQDSKGDDNSACNDEDNDRKSDNYEGGSESENSGDMDDASDMNCSHKPFGTQWSIRLAGDMHHPDVETRNLASKNRLRQRPTRNSALDTVVLDSEDDSLSDKANGNESGCEDLSPVADSEEVSDG